In one window of Gossypium hirsutum isolate 1008001.06 chromosome A01, Gossypium_hirsutum_v2.1, whole genome shotgun sequence DNA:
- the LOC107925944 gene encoding transmembrane protein 50 homolog, translating to MDLGELWAIFGPGVAGAVFGAGWWFWVDAVVCSSVNISFVHYLPGIFASIAALMFNCVRKDDIDYSPYDEGEWRLKLWLFLAYVVSFVSLAASVGLLIQDSLVTSGPSLWTGTAGVLQCVFVLISGLIYWTSHSE from the exons atggaTTTAGGCGAGCTGTGGGCGATCTTCGGTCCCGGTGTCGCGGGCGCCGTATTCGGTGCCGGCTGGTGGTTTTGGGTCGACGCCGTCGTTTGTAGCTCCGTTAATATCTCTTTCGTCCACTATTTACCTG GAATATTTGCATCTATCGCGGCTTTGATGTTTAATTGTGTTAGAAAAGACGATATTGATTACTCTCCGTATGATGAAGGCGAGTGGAG GTTGAAGCTCTGGCTTTTCCTTGCTTATGTTGTCTCCTTCGTTTCACTGGCTGCTTCAGTGGGCCTATTGATACAGGACTCACTAGTGACATCTGGTCCTTCATTGTGGACTGGTACTGCAGGTGTCTTACAGTGTGTGTTCGTATTAATTAG TGGACTTATATATTGGACTTCTCACTCGGAATAA